From one Flavobacteriales bacterium genomic stretch:
- a CDS encoding M28 family peptidase, with product MGKRLRTVEGWTLRAAKRMPASMSVLLLALLSACNPDGPDAGSSAQPPTLPALPATPLFNPDSAYAFVQKQVDFGPRVPGTPQHAACADWMVSKLKGYGAEVLEQRATVKAFNGKELPLRNIIASFNPLAKDRLLLLAHYDTRPFADKDRERPHEPILGANDGGSGVGILLELARHLSGKTHGPGIDLLFTDVEDYGQPSGTFQPDDKSIDTWALGSQYFAKNPHVPGYSARFGILLDMCGAKDARFYREAISMKYAPAIVAKVWRTAESIGHADRFLQETKFFVGTDDHLPINERLRIPTIDIIEFHEGTNAFHPSWHTHADNMEVIDAATLNAVGRTVLEVVWKER from the coding sequence ATGGGAAAGAGGCTGAGAACGGTTGAGGGTTGGACGCTGAGGGCTGCCAAGCGGATGCCGGCATCCATGTCAGTGCTGCTTCTCGCGCTCCTCTCCGCTTGCAACCCGGACGGCCCCGATGCGGGCTCTTCGGCGCAGCCGCCGACGCTGCCTGCGCTGCCCGCCACGCCGCTCTTCAACCCCGACAGCGCATACGCCTTCGTGCAGAAGCAAGTCGACTTCGGCCCGCGCGTGCCGGGAACGCCCCAGCACGCAGCCTGTGCGGATTGGATGGTGTCCAAGCTCAAGGGCTATGGCGCCGAGGTGCTCGAGCAGCGCGCCACGGTGAAGGCCTTCAACGGCAAGGAGCTCCCCTTGCGCAACATCATCGCCTCCTTCAACCCGCTTGCCAAGGACCGCCTCCTGCTGCTCGCGCACTACGATACGCGGCCCTTCGCCGACAAGGACAGGGAGCGTCCGCACGAGCCCATCCTTGGCGCGAATGATGGCGGCAGCGGCGTGGGCATCCTGCTCGAGCTGGCGCGGCACCTCAGCGGTAAGACGCACGGCCCCGGCATCGACCTGCTCTTCACCGATGTGGAGGACTATGGGCAGCCCAGCGGCACCTTCCAGCCAGACGACAAGAGCATCGACACCTGGGCGCTGGGCTCACAGTACTTCGCGAAGAACCCGCATGTGCCGGGCTACTCCGCGCGCTTCGGGATCCTGCTCGACATGTGCGGCGCCAAGGACGCGCGCTTCTACCGCGAGGCCATCAGCATGAAATACGCGCCCGCGATCGTGGCCAAGGTGTGGCGCACGGCCGAATCCATCGGCCATGCCGACCGCTTCCTGCAAGAGACCAAGTTCTTCGTGGGCACCGATGACCACCTGCCCATCAACGAACGGCTCCGGATCCCCACGATCGATATCATCGAGTTCCATGAGGGCACCAATGCCTTCCACCCCAGCTGGCACACGCACGCCGACAACATGGAGGTGATTGACGCCGCCACGCTCAATGCCGTGGGCCGCACCGTGCTCGAAGTGGTGTGGAAGGAGCGCTGA
- the polA gene encoding DNA polymerase I has translation MSESIQNAPAAEDKRLFLLDAFALIYRAYFSFIRAPRVNSKGFNTSAAFGFTTTLLDLIRREKPTHIAVVFDTAAPTERHETLLDYKANREEMPDDIRSNLTYIRRIIEALNIPILESDGYEADDVIGTLAKKAEQEGYTTFMVTPDKDFGQLVTDKIIMYKPGRGGDPPEKLGPKEICERWGGLTSTEQVKDILGLMGDAVDNIPGIPGIGEKTAIKLVQQFGSLEGVIEGVDQLKGKQKENVVAFAEQGRMSKALATININAPVELDHTALTLDPPDAAKVLEVFSELEFKNLTSRVLGGEPVSKSTEVASSRQTLGRATTAPKGKEVAASGQVDLFGTTVNADGEVELKEFANIDTVPHRYLLEDTDEKMYMLAAQLKKQPRFCFDTETTGTDERTAELVGLAFSWKAHEGYYVPVPEDRAEAQRIVHMFKPMLENEAIGKVAQNAKYDIRVLAKYGVEVKGPLFDTMVAHYLLKPDQQKHGMDYLAEAYLSYRPVPIETLIGEKGRGKVQKSMRDADLNAVKEYAAEDADITWQLAGKFEPLLAQDEVSSLFNEVEMPLVHVLADMETEGIRIDIPALKQFSEELGAELIRLQEAIHASSGVPFNIDSPKQLGDVLFETLKLGGDRIKKTAKTGQYQTSEDILQELSHAHPVIPLILDYRSLRKLKGTYVDTLPEAADPATHRVHTSYLQTVAATGRLASNDPNLQNIPIRTEKGREIRKAFVPRNADYQLLSADYSQIELRIIAHMSGDRNMQEAFRHGLDIHAATAAKVFSVDINEVTREQRSRAKAVNFGIAYGQGAFGLSQNLGILRAEAKQIIDDYFAQFPGVRNYMDEMIGYCRTNGYIKTLMGRRRYLPDITSGNNTVRAQAERIAINAPMQGSAADIIKVAMVSIHRELKQRRMRSKLLLQVHDELVFDAHNEEADELKSLVRERMEGAMELAVPLVVDMGMGKNWLQAH, from the coding sequence ATGTCCGAATCGATCCAGAACGCTCCGGCAGCCGAGGACAAGCGCCTCTTCCTCCTGGACGCCTTCGCGCTCATTTACCGCGCCTATTTCAGCTTCATCCGCGCGCCGCGCGTGAATAGCAAGGGCTTCAATACCAGTGCGGCCTTCGGGTTCACCACCACCCTCCTGGACCTGATCAGGCGTGAGAAGCCCACGCATATCGCCGTGGTCTTCGACACCGCCGCGCCCACCGAGCGCCACGAGACCCTCCTCGACTACAAGGCCAACCGCGAGGAGATGCCCGACGACATCCGGAGCAACCTCACCTACATCCGGCGGATCATCGAAGCGCTGAACATCCCCATCCTCGAGAGTGATGGCTACGAGGCCGATGATGTGATCGGCACCTTGGCGAAGAAGGCCGAGCAAGAAGGCTACACCACCTTCATGGTAACGCCCGACAAGGACTTCGGGCAATTGGTCACGGACAAGATCATCATGTACAAGCCGGGGCGCGGCGGCGACCCGCCCGAGAAGCTAGGCCCCAAGGAGATCTGCGAGCGCTGGGGCGGGCTCACCAGCACGGAGCAAGTCAAGGACATCCTCGGCCTCATGGGCGATGCGGTGGACAACATCCCCGGCATCCCCGGCATCGGCGAGAAGACCGCGATCAAGCTGGTGCAGCAATTCGGATCATTGGAGGGCGTGATCGAGGGCGTGGATCAGCTCAAGGGCAAGCAGAAGGAGAACGTCGTCGCCTTCGCCGAGCAGGGGCGCATGAGCAAGGCGCTCGCGACCATCAACATCAACGCTCCGGTTGAATTGGACCACACGGCCCTCACGCTCGACCCGCCCGATGCGGCGAAGGTGCTGGAGGTGTTCAGCGAATTGGAATTCAAGAACCTCACAAGCCGGGTGCTGGGCGGGGAACCCGTTTCAAAGAGTACCGAGGTCGCCTCGTCCCGCCAAACGCTGGGGCGCGCAACAACGGCGCCCAAGGGCAAGGAAGTCGCAGCCTCAGGCCAGGTTGATCTGTTCGGCACCACGGTGAATGCCGATGGCGAAGTGGAGCTGAAGGAGTTCGCCAACATCGACACCGTGCCGCACCGCTATCTGCTGGAGGACACCGATGAGAAGATGTACATGCTTGCGGCGCAACTCAAGAAACAGCCACGTTTCTGCTTCGACACCGAGACCACCGGCACCGATGAGCGCACCGCGGAGCTGGTAGGCCTCGCCTTCAGCTGGAAGGCGCACGAGGGCTACTACGTGCCCGTTCCGGAGGACCGTGCCGAGGCCCAGCGCATCGTGCACATGTTCAAGCCCATGCTGGAGAATGAAGCCATCGGCAAAGTGGCACAGAACGCCAAGTACGACATCCGCGTGCTGGCGAAGTACGGCGTGGAAGTGAAGGGGCCGCTCTTCGATACCATGGTGGCGCATTACCTGTTGAAGCCCGATCAGCAGAAGCACGGCATGGATTACCTGGCCGAGGCCTACCTCAGCTACCGGCCCGTGCCGATCGAAACGCTCATCGGCGAGAAAGGGCGCGGCAAAGTGCAAAAGAGCATGCGCGATGCCGACCTCAACGCCGTGAAGGAGTACGCCGCCGAGGATGCCGACATCACCTGGCAGCTCGCGGGGAAATTCGAGCCGCTGCTGGCACAGGATGAGGTGTCATCGCTCTTTAACGAAGTGGAGATGCCGCTGGTGCACGTGCTCGCCGACATGGAGACCGAAGGCATCCGGATCGACATCCCCGCGCTGAAGCAATTCAGCGAGGAGCTGGGCGCCGAGCTGATCCGCTTGCAGGAGGCCATCCACGCGAGCAGCGGCGTGCCCTTCAACATCGATTCGCCCAAGCAGCTCGGCGATGTGCTCTTCGAGACGCTCAAGCTCGGCGGGGACCGGATCAAGAAGACCGCGAAGACCGGTCAGTACCAGACCAGCGAGGATATCCTCCAGGAGCTGAGCCATGCGCATCCGGTGATCCCGCTCATCCTCGACTACCGCAGCCTGCGCAAGCTGAAGGGCACCTACGTGGACACGCTGCCCGAAGCCGCTGATCCCGCAACGCACCGCGTGCACACCAGCTACCTGCAGACCGTTGCCGCCACCGGCCGCCTCGCCAGCAACGACCCCAACCTGCAGAACATCCCCATCCGCACCGAGAAGGGCCGCGAGATCCGCAAGGCCTTCGTGCCGCGCAACGCGGACTACCAGCTGCTCAGCGCCGACTACTCGCAGATCGAGCTGCGCATCATCGCGCACATGAGCGGCGATCGCAACATGCAGGAAGCCTTCCGCCACGGGCTCGACATCCACGCGGCCACCGCAGCCAAGGTCTTCAGCGTGGACATCAACGAGGTGACGCGCGAGCAGCGCAGCCGGGCCAAGGCCGTGAACTTCGGCATCGCCTACGGGCAGGGCGCCTTCGGCCTCAGCCAGAACCTGGGCATCCTGCGCGCGGAGGCCAAGCAGATCATCGACGACTACTTCGCGCAATTCCCCGGCGTGCGCAACTACATGGACGAGATGATCGGCTATTGCCGCACCAACGGCTACATCAAGACCCTGATGGGCCGCCGCCGCTACCTGCCCGACATCACCAGCGGCAACAACACCGTGCGCGCGCAGGCCGAGCGAATCGCCATCAACGCGCCTATGCAGGGCAGCGCCGCGGACATCATCAAGGTGGCCATGGTGAGCATCCACCGCGAGCTGAAGCAGCGCCGCATGCGGAGCAAATTGCTCTTGCAGGTGCACGACGAACTCGTGTTCGATGCGCACAACGAGGAAGCGGACGAGTTGAAATCGCTCGTGCGCGAACGCATGGAAGGCGCGATGGAGCTGGCCGTTCCCCTCGTTGTTGACATGGGCATGGGGAAAAACTGGCTGCAGGCGCACTGA
- a CDS encoding cysteine--tRNA ligase, translating to MNVTTAGPLFITNTLTRRKEEFKPLRPPHVGLYVCGPTVYSDVHLGNVRSFLTFDVLYRWLTHLGYKVRYVRNITDVGHLVDDVDHGEDKIAKRARLEQLEPMEIVQKYTNGFHDVMRLFNILPPSIEPTATGHLIEQIEMVKRIMASGYGYEANGSVYFDVPRFAEKHPYGELSGRRIDELLANTRDTEGMDEKRSPLDFAIWKKAEPQHLMKWPSPWGEGFPGWHLECSAMSTKYLGQTFDIHGGGMDLKFPHHECEIAQSVAADGHAPVRYWMHGNMLTVNGRKMAKSEGNGFTPEELLTGNHKLLEKGYSAMTVRFFMLQCHYASTLDFSNAAMQASEKGLDRLMKAMALLPKLKPADADEADIAALAQRCHAAMNDDLNTPVMIAELFEAVRVINSANDGKVKLTDASIGLLRALMRTMVREVLGLRDEASAEASDDNAFDALVQEFIRLRAEAKGRKDFATGDAIRDRLAAMGIMLKDTKEGTTWERG from the coding sequence ATGAACGTTACGACCGCCGGCCCGCTCTTCATCACCAACACGCTCACCCGCCGCAAGGAGGAGTTCAAGCCGCTGCGCCCGCCGCACGTGGGGCTTTACGTGTGCGGCCCGACGGTGTACAGCGATGTGCACCTGGGCAACGTGCGCAGCTTCCTCACCTTCGATGTGCTCTACCGCTGGCTCACGCACCTGGGCTACAAAGTGCGTTACGTGCGCAACATCACCGACGTGGGGCACCTGGTCGATGACGTGGACCATGGGGAGGACAAGATCGCCAAACGGGCACGGCTCGAGCAGCTGGAGCCGATGGAGATCGTGCAGAAATACACCAACGGATTCCACGACGTGATGCGGCTCTTCAACATCCTGCCGCCCAGCATCGAGCCCACCGCCACCGGACACTTGATCGAGCAGATCGAGATGGTGAAGCGCATCATGGCCAGCGGCTACGGCTACGAGGCCAATGGCAGCGTGTACTTCGATGTGCCGCGCTTCGCGGAGAAGCACCCCTACGGCGAGCTGAGCGGGCGCCGGATCGATGAGCTGCTGGCCAATACGCGCGACACCGAAGGCATGGACGAGAAGCGCAGCCCGCTCGACTTCGCCATCTGGAAGAAGGCCGAGCCGCAGCACTTGATGAAGTGGCCGAGCCCCTGGGGCGAAGGCTTCCCCGGCTGGCACCTGGAGTGCAGCGCCATGAGCACCAAGTACCTCGGACAGACCTTCGATATCCACGGCGGCGGCATGGACCTGAAGTTCCCGCACCACGAATGCGAGATCGCCCAGAGCGTGGCGGCCGATGGCCATGCGCCGGTGCGCTACTGGATGCACGGCAACATGCTCACCGTGAACGGCCGCAAGATGGCCAAGAGCGAAGGCAACGGATTCACGCCCGAAGAACTGCTCACGGGGAATCACAAGCTGCTCGAGAAGGGATACAGCGCCATGACCGTGCGCTTCTTCATGCTGCAATGCCACTACGCCAGCACGCTCGATTTCAGCAATGCCGCCATGCAGGCCTCGGAGAAAGGGCTGGACCGCCTGATGAAGGCCATGGCCCTGCTTCCGAAGCTGAAGCCCGCTGATGCCGATGAGGCTGACATCGCCGCGCTCGCGCAGCGCTGCCATGCGGCCATGAACGACGACCTGAACACGCCGGTGATGATCGCCGAATTGTTCGAGGCCGTGCGCGTGATCAACTCCGCGAATGATGGCAAGGTCAAGCTCACCGATGCTTCCATCGGGCTGCTGCGCGCCCTGATGCGAACGATGGTGCGCGAGGTGCTCGGCTTGCGCGATGAAGCATCCGCCGAGGCCTCCGACGACAATGCGTTCGATGCGCTGGTGCAGGAGTTCATCCGCTTGCGCGCCGAAGCGAAGGGCCGCAAGGACTTCGCAACAGGCGATGCGATCCGCGACCGATTGGCGGCCATGGGAATCATGCTGAAGGACACGAAAGAGGGAACGACATGGGAAAGAGGCTGA
- a CDS encoding VCBS repeat-containing protein: MNHRYLVALAAVLIVARAQAQSTCASPLPVVAGVTYTVDTVMGTDVPLPVCSSGGTGATRSEWFLYTATDYVTVTVSSDLTQNGNTDTRVQIYNGACGSLTCVGGDDDSGAGLLTVAIFNAYAGQSYLIAWDNRFSSNGFDFTVSEQPWDPTAISFTNQGVNTSGNAYAAVDMNNDGYDDIVSVTATNIRIHYQQSDGTFNMVDYETTSADYTASWSMAAGDIDGNGFLDLLYGGGSGVTFMVANADGTGFTEVSGPQYVFSQRSNFVDINNDGNLDAFVCHDVQPNVYYINDGTGQLSYIQGGLGNTPDGGNYGSIWIDYNNDHRIDLFIAKCRGSNQAAASIDQMHQNNGDGTYTDVAVSLGLADYHLSWSSAWADYDLDGDMDVLIGSSSMAQGGHKLMRNDGNVFTNVTTGSGFDVFGGTSIEWVAHDFNNDGWVDVLGASNTIHFNNGDWTFTPIVVTANSGPIADLNNDGFLDVLNGGTIRLNSGNGNKWLRVNLHGTLSNLNGIGARVEITSALGTQIRDIKSGDGFRYMSFLGAHFGLGDDETVQTVTVYWPSGTVDVISDVAANAVLDVTESLSTGAAELPATAFSVSPNPASDRLAITGDLSGATALLLDGAGRIVLRANAADGAIDVSTLAKGSYVLQLITPSGVWKERISKL, encoded by the coding sequence ATGAACCATCGTTACCTCGTTGCGCTTGCCGCAGTCCTTATTGTTGCGCGCGCCCAGGCCCAAAGCACCTGCGCAAGCCCGTTGCCTGTGGTGGCGGGCGTCACCTACACGGTTGACACCGTGATGGGCACCGATGTGCCCCTGCCTGTTTGCAGTTCCGGCGGAACCGGTGCCACCCGCAGTGAGTGGTTCCTATACACCGCTACCGACTACGTGACCGTGACCGTGAGCAGCGATCTCACGCAGAACGGCAACACCGATACGCGCGTGCAGATTTACAACGGCGCCTGCGGCAGCCTCACCTGCGTGGGCGGCGACGACGATAGCGGCGCGGGCCTGCTCACGGTGGCCATCTTCAATGCCTACGCCGGCCAGAGCTACCTGATCGCGTGGGACAACCGATTCTCGAGCAACGGATTCGATTTCACCGTGAGCGAGCAGCCTTGGGACCCCACGGCCATCAGCTTCACCAACCAGGGCGTGAATACGAGCGGGAACGCCTATGCTGCCGTTGACATGAACAATGATGGATACGACGACATCGTGTCAGTGACGGCCACGAACATCCGGATCCATTACCAGCAATCCGATGGCACTTTCAACATGGTGGATTACGAGACCACCTCGGCGGATTACACCGCGAGCTGGAGCATGGCCGCCGGCGACATCGATGGCAATGGCTTCCTCGACCTCCTTTATGGCGGCGGCAGCGGTGTCACCTTCATGGTGGCGAATGCGGACGGCACCGGCTTCACGGAGGTGAGCGGCCCGCAATACGTGTTCTCCCAGCGCAGCAATTTCGTTGACATCAACAACGACGGCAACCTCGACGCTTTCGTGTGCCACGACGTGCAGCCCAATGTGTACTACATCAACGACGGCACGGGGCAGCTTTCCTACATCCAAGGCGGATTGGGCAACACCCCCGATGGCGGCAACTACGGCAGCATCTGGATCGACTACAACAACGACCATCGCATCGACCTGTTCATCGCCAAGTGCCGTGGCAGCAATCAGGCTGCTGCGAGCATCGATCAGATGCACCAGAACAATGGAGATGGCACTTATACCGACGTGGCCGTTTCGCTCGGGCTGGCTGACTATCACTTGAGTTGGAGCAGCGCCTGGGCTGATTATGACCTCGACGGCGACATGGACGTGCTCATCGGGTCGAGCTCCATGGCGCAAGGCGGTCACAAGCTCATGCGCAACGATGGCAATGTGTTCACCAACGTCACGACGGGCTCGGGATTCGATGTGTTCGGCGGTACCAGCATCGAATGGGTGGCGCACGACTTCAACAACGACGGCTGGGTTGATGTCTTGGGCGCTAGCAACACCATCCACTTCAACAACGGCGACTGGACCTTCACCCCGATCGTGGTCACCGCCAACAGCGGCCCCATCGCGGACCTGAACAACGATGGATTCCTGGATGTGCTCAATGGCGGGACCATCCGCTTGAACTCCGGGAACGGCAACAAATGGCTTCGCGTGAACCTGCACGGAACCCTGAGCAACCTGAATGGTATTGGCGCCCGCGTGGAGATCACCAGCGCGCTGGGCACCCAGATCCGCGACATCAAGAGCGGCGATGGCTTCCGATACATGAGTTTCCTCGGGGCGCACTTCGGCCTGGGCGATGATGAGACCGTTCAGACGGTCACGGTTTACTGGCCCAGCGGCACCGTGGATGTGATCAGCGATGTGGCGGCGAACGCGGTCCTCGATGTGACCGAGAGCTTGAGCACCGGGGCCGCTGAGCTGCCCGCCACGGCCTTCTCCGTAAGCCCGAATCCAGCGTCGGACCGCTTGGCCATCACGGGTGATCTATCGGGCGCTACTGCGCTCTTGCTGGATGGCGCCGGACGGATTGTTCTGCGCGCGAACGCGGCGGATGGCGCTATTGATGTGAGCACCTTGGCCAAAGGCTCTTATGTGCTGCAACTGATCACGCCCAGCGGCGTTTGGAAGGAGCGGATTTCCAAGCTCTGA
- a CDS encoding response regulator transcription factor gives MTRPNPATRILLCDDHRIITEGLRDLLAPAADVEFVGAAHSGLEALGMLDHLGADVLLTDLDMPEMDGFQLAERAKAKHPALKVVVLSMHDEPALVKRAMELGADGYLVKTAGREEVLLAVRAAMAGRKHFGSGVLEAFLRQGVDAKKGNELLKDLSEREVEVLAALAEGLGNKEIGERLFISPRTVDTHRTNLMRKLDVHHVAGLVRLAIKAGLVS, from the coding sequence ATGACCCGACCGAACCCTGCGACCCGCATCCTGCTCTGCGACGACCACCGCATCATCACGGAGGGCTTGCGCGACCTCCTGGCACCTGCCGCCGATGTGGAATTCGTGGGCGCCGCGCATTCGGGCCTCGAGGCCTTGGGCATGCTTGATCACCTGGGTGCCGATGTGCTGCTCACTGACCTCGACATGCCGGAAATGGATGGCTTCCAATTGGCCGAGCGGGCCAAGGCCAAGCACCCTGCGCTGAAAGTGGTGGTGCTCTCCATGCACGATGAGCCGGCCCTGGTGAAGCGCGCCATGGAGCTCGGTGCCGATGGTTACCTGGTGAAGACCGCAGGGCGCGAAGAAGTGCTCCTAGCCGTGCGCGCGGCGATGGCCGGTCGCAAGCACTTCGGCAGCGGCGTCTTGGAAGCATTCTTGCGACAGGGCGTTGATGCGAAGAAGGGCAACGAGCTGCTCAAGGACCTCAGCGAGCGTGAGGTGGAAGTGCTCGCGGCGCTGGCCGAGGGCTTGGGCAACAAGGAGATCGGCGAGCGGCTCTTCATCAGCCCGCGCACGGTCGATACGCACCGCACCAACCTCATGCGCAAGCTCGACGTGCACCATGTGGCGGGCCTGGTGCGGCTGGCGATCAAGGCCGGGCTGGTGAGCTGA